The sequence below is a genomic window from Campylobacter ornithocola.
TTTGATGATGATAAGCATATATTAAGAGTGGTTTGTGCTATTGTTATTTTGATTTTTTTTACTTTTTATGTTTCTTCGGGGCTTGTAGGTGGAGCAAAGCTTTTTGAAGCAACTTTTGGAATTCAATATGATTATGCACTTACTACAGGAACTGTAATTATAGTTGCTTATACATTTTTGGGTGGATATAAGGCAGTTTGTTGGACAGATTTAATTCAAGGTCTTTTAATGATGGGTGCTTTGATTGTTGTTCCTATAGTGATGATTTATCATTTGGGTGGTTTTAGTGAGGCTATGAGTATAGTTAAAGAAATTAAACCAAACACTTTCTCTATGGGAGAAGGATTAAGCTTTTTAGGTATAGTTTCAGCGCTTTCATGGGGGCTTGGTTATTTTGGACAACCTCATATTTTAGTACGCTTTATGTCTATACGTTCTACTAAGGATATTCCTGTTGCTACTTTTGTAGGAATTTCTTGGATGGTTGTGTCTTTAATTGGTGCTTGTTTAATAGGTGTCTTAGGAATAGCTTATGTGAGTAAATTTGAGCTTAGTTTGCAAGATCCTGAAAAGATTTTTATCGTAATGTCGCAATTACTTTTTAATCCTTGGATAGCAGGAATTTTGCTTAGTGCTATTTTGGCAGCTATTATGAGTACAGCAAGTTCACAATTACTTGTTTCAAGCTCAACTATAGCAGAAGATTTTTATAAAAGAATTTTTAATAAAGAAGCATCTAATAAAATGGTAATGACCTTAGGTAGATTTGGTGTTTTGGCTGTTGCGGTAATAGCCTTTATCATTTCCACTGATAAAAACTCAAGCGTATTAAGTATAGTGGCTTATGCTTGGGCAGGATTTGGAGCAAGTTTTGGTTCTGTAATGCTCTTTTCATTATTTTGGTCAAGAATGACTAGATATGCAGCTATTGCAGGTATGATTACCGGTGCAGTTGTAGTTGTAGTATATAAAAACTTCTTGGCCGAGTGGTTTGATTTTCCTATTTATGAAATTATTCCAGGATTTTTAGCCGCTTCTATAGTTATAATTATAGTTAGCTGGATGACTAAAGTACGTCCAGGAACAAAAGCAGCTTATGAAACAATGTTAAAACACCTATAAAATCCCTAAATTTCCCTACTTTTTTGTAGGGATAATTGTGTATAATTTTTAAATTATATTTTTTTGGGTTTTTTTATGAATGATTTAATTACACAAAATGACAATACTACTATTGTTACAGAATACAAATTTACACCAAAAGAGCCAAAAGCTTATCAAAATGAAGAAGATTTAGAAAAATTTCTTATTAAAGAATTAGAGCTTCAAGGCTATGAAAAATTAGAGCTAAATAATATCTTAGAACTTGAAAATAATCTCAAATTACAACTTGAAAGATTAAATAATATCGTTTTCTCACAAGAAGAATGGCAAAAATTTTATAAAGAAAATATTGCAAATAAAAAACTAAATTTTGAAGACAAAACCAAGATGCTTCAAAATGATAGTTTTACTCTCACACTTGAAAAAGATGATGGAAGTAAGAAAAATATCATTCTTATAGATAGGATCAATCCTATTAATAATTATCTTCAAGTTGTGTCGCAATTAAAAAATGAAAGTGGTAAATTTAAAAATCGTTATGATGTTAGTATTTTGGTAAATGGTTTGCCTTTGGTACATATTGAGTTAAAAAGACGTGGTGTAAATTTAAAAGAAGCTTTTAATCAAATTAAGCGTTATCAAAAAGAAAGTTTTTTACAAGGAAATGCACTCTATGAATTTGTGCAAATTTTTATCATTTCAAATGGCACATTAACCAAATATTATAGCAATACAAATCAATATAAAACTAAAAAATCTTTAAATGATAACTATGCTTTTTGTATGAGTTTTTCAGATGCAAAAAATAACATCATTGAAGACTTAGAAGATTTTACAAAGACTTTTTTAGCTAAAAGAAATTTACTTAATATTCTTACAAAATATTGTGTTTTTAATGCTGATAATGAATTATTGATTATGCGTGCTTATCAAATCGCAGCAAGTGAGAGAATAATCAATAAAATTAAAATCGCTCATAAGTATAAATACTATGGAAATGTAGAGGCAGGAGGGTTTATTTGGCATAGTACAGGAAGCGGAAAAACTTTAACTTCGTTTAAAACAGCAATTTTAGCTACAAAACTTGACTTTATTAAAAAAGTACTTTTTATTGTGGATAGAAAAGATTTGGATTATCAAACCCAAAAAGAATACGATAAATTTGAAAAAGGTGCAGCAAATGCTACTAAAAACACCGATGAGTTAAAAAGAAGGATTGAAAGCACAAAAGAAGATGAGAAAATCATCATTACTACCATACAAAAACTTTCAAAATTTGTACAAAAATACGATAATTCTCGCATTTTTGATTCTGAAATTGTTTTTATCTTTGATGAATGTCATAGAAGTCAATTTGGAAAAATGCACGAACAAATCATTAAAAAATTTAAAAAATACTATATTTTTGGTTTTACAGGAACGCCTATTTTTGAAGAAAATGCGGGAAAAAATTATTTTGTAAATGATAATAAAAATTTAGAACTTAAAACTACTCAAAGCACTTTTGGCGATTGTTTGCATTCTTATACAATATTAAATGCGATAAAAGATAAAAATGTTTTACCTTTTAAAGTAAGTTATCATTCTACAATGAAACAAATTGAAAGTGATTTAGATAAGAAAATTTCCACTATCGATAGAGAATCAAGTCTTTTAAGTGATGAACGCATAGAAAAAATCACAAGTTATATTTTAGAAAATTTCAATCGCCACACCAAAAGACAAAGTGCTTATATGCTAAAAAATCAAAGAGTTCAAGGTTTTAATGCGATCTTTGCTACTGCTAGTGTAGATTTTGCTAAAAAATACTATGAAGAATTTAGTAAGCAGTTAAAGCAAAATAATAGTAATTTAAAAGTTGGTGTTATTTATTCTTATGAGCAAAATGAAGATTTAGATGAATTTATAAATGATACACAAAGCGCTAAAGAGTTTTTAAGCAAGGCGATAAAAGATTATAATAGTTATTTTAAAAGTGATTTTAGTTTAGAAAAATTTGATAATTATTACAAAGATGTATCACAAAAGCTTAAAGATAAAGAATTAGATTTACTAATCGTAGTAAATATGTTTTTAACAGGATTTGATTCTAAAACAATCAATACTCTTTATGTGGATAAAAATCTAAAATATCACGGACTTTTGCAAGCCTTTTCACGCACTAATAGAATTTTAAATGAGCAAAAAAATTGTGGTAATATTGTGTGTTTTAGAGATTTAGAAAATGCGACAAATAAAAGCTTACAGATGTTTGGCGATGAAAAAGCATCGAGTATTGTTTTGTTAGAAAATTTTGCTTTTTATTTTGAAAAGTATGTTGTGCTAATAGATGAGTTAAAACAAAAATTTGATCTTTTAAATTTCCCACTTTATAGTGAAAAAGAGCAAAAAGAATTTATTAAGATTTTTAATGAGATTTTAAAACTTGAGAATATTTTAAGTCTTTTTGATGAATTTAAAAATCCTTTAAATATAAGAGATAAACAAGATTATCAAAGTCATTATTTAGAGCTTTATGCTACACTTAAACAAAAAACAGAAAAAGAAAATATTAACGATGATTTGATTTTTGAAATTGAACTCATTAAGCAAAATGAAATTAATGTAGATTTTATACTATTTTTACTTGAAGAATATTATAAAACAAATCAAGACAAAATCAAAGAAAGTATTTTAAAAACTACTATTTCAAACCCAAGTTTAAGAGATAAAAAAGAGCTTATTGAAGAATTTTTAAATGAAATTGATAATAATAAAAACAGCGACTATAAAAGCCTTTTTGAAAATTTTATGCAAAGAAAAAAAGAGCAAGAATTAAACCAACTTATAAAAGAAGAAAATTTAAATGAAAAACTGACAAAAGAGTATTTAGATGATGCTTTTGAATTAAATTTTTTCCAAGATAAAGGCGAACGCATAGGTGGGCTTTTGCCTGCTATTAATCCTTTTGCGCCAAAAAGCGAAGGAAATGATGAAAAGCGAGAAAGTATCATTAACAAGCTTAAGGCATTTTTTGATAAATTTATGGTTTTTTTAAAGGTAGATGATGAATAAAATAGAAAAACTTTTAAAAGAACTTTGCCCTAATGGCGTAGAGTTTAAAAAGCTAGATGAGATCTTTGATATTAAAAATGGATATACTCCATCAAAAGCAAATAAAGATTTTTGGAATGACGGAACTATTCCTTGGTTTAGAATGGATGATATTCGTACTAATGGCAGAATTTTGAGTGATTCGTTGCAGCATATTACCAAACAGGCTTTAAAAGGTGGTAAAATTTTTCCTAAAAATTCTATTATTATCTCAACTACTGCAACCATTGGAGAACATGCTTTGGTAGTTGTTGATTCGATGGCAAATCAACAATTCACATATTTAAGTAAAAAGGCAAATTGCGATCTTTCTATTGATATGAAATTTATTTATTACTATTGTTTTATCTTGGGAGAATGGTGTAAGCAAAATACAAATATTTCTGGTTTTGCATCTGTAGATATGAAATCATTTAAAAAATTTCAAATTCCTATTCCGCCACTTGAAGTTCAAGAAGAAATTGTGAAAATTTTAGACACCTTTACTAAATTAGAAGCAGAGCTAGAAGCAGAGCTAGAAGCACGCCGTCGTCAGTATGAGTATTATCGTAATAAACTTTTATCTTTTGAGTATTTAGACAAAAATGGGGGGGGGTATGAGCTAAAAATGCTAGGTGAAGTGTGTGAGATTGCAAATGGCAGAGATTATAGACATTTGAATAACGGAAATATTCCAGTGTATGGCACAGGTGGTAAAATGCTTTGTGTGGATAATTTTTTATATGAAGGGGAAAGTGTTTGCATAGGCAGAAAGGGAACTATTGATAAACCTTTTTATCTTAATGAAAAATTTTGGGCTGTTGATACTTTATTTTTTACAAAAAATTTTAAAAACTACATAATTCCAAAATTTCTATTTTATATTTTTACTTATATTGATTGGAAACAGCACAATCAATCGTTAGATCGCCCTAGTTTAACAAAAGTAATACTTGAAAAAATCCAAATTCCTATCCCATCATTAAAAACACAAGAAAAAATAGTAAGTATTTTAGATAAATTCCACACACTCACCACAGATTTACAAAGTGGAATTCCTGCAGAGATAAAAGCAAGAAAAAAGCAGTATGAATACTATAGAAATAAATTATTAACTTTTTAAGGAAGCTATATGAAAAGCGTGATTGAAAGAGAAGAATTACACAAAACTATTTGGAAAATTGCAAATGAATTGCGTGGAAGTGTAGATGGTTGGGATTTTAAAAGTTATGTTTTGGGATTTTTGTTTTATTATTTTATCTGTGAAAATCTAAAGAGCTTTGTTTTGAAAGCTTATAAGCAAGATTATGAAAATTTAAGCGATGAAATGGCGGAAAATGGCAAAAAAGAGATTATTAATGCTAAAGGATTTTTTATAAAACCAAGTTATCTTTTTTCTAGTATTCTTAAAAATGTAAATTTGGAAAATCTAAATGAAAAACTTAGCGATATTTTTAAAGAGATTGAAAGTAGTGCCAATGGGAGTGAGAGTGAAAAAAGCTTCAAAGGACTTTTTGATGATTTAGATCTTTATTCTAATAAACTTGGGGCAAACAATCTAGAGCGTAATAAAAAGATTATAAAGATTATGGAGGCAATTTCTGAACTTAATTTGCATTATAATGAAAATGAGATTGATGCTTTTGGTGATGCTTATGAGTTTTTAATGACTATGTATGCAAGTAATGCAGGTAAAAGTGGAGGAGAATTTTTTACTCCACAAGAAGTAAGTAAACTTTTAGTAGAAATTACTTTACATAATAACAAAAAGCCAAATAAAGTTTATGATCCTGCATGTGGAAGTGGTTCGTTACTTTTGCAGTATAAAAAATCACTTAAAAGCGATCCAAAAAAGGGTTATTTTGGGCAAGAGATTAATATAACAACTTATAATCTTGCAAGAATGAATATGTTTTTGCACGATGTAAATTATACGCTTTTTGATATAGCACATGGCGATACTTTGATAAATCCTAACGAAGAACATAAAGACTTAGAGCCTTTTGATGCAATTGTTAGCAATCCACCTTATAGCACTAAATGGGAAGGTAAAAATAATGCACTTTTGATTAATGATGAAAGATTTAATAAAGCAGGGGTTTTAGCACCTACTTCTAAAGCAGATTTAGCTTTTGTGATGCATTCGCTTTCTTGGCTTAGCGAGAAAGGAAGTGCGGCGATTGTTTGTTTTCCGGGTGTAATGTATAGAGGTGGTGCAGAAAAAGAAATAAGAAAATATATGATAGAAGAAAATTTTGTAGATTGTGTGATTTCTTTAGCTCCAAATCTCTTTTTTGGGACAGGTATTGCAGTGTGTATTCTGGTGCTTAGAAAAAACAAAACTGATAAAAATGTGCATTTTATCAATGCAAACGAAGAATTTATCAAAGTAACTAATAAAAACATACTAAGTAAAGAAAATTTAGAAAATATTTTAAATCTTTATAAAGATAGGGTAGAAGTGCCATATCTTACTAAGTTAGTAAGTATAGAAGAAATAAAAAATAATGATTATAACTTAAGTGTGTCAAGTTATGTAGAAGCAAAAGATACGAGAGAAGCAATCGATATAAAAGCATTAAATTTAGAACTTGTTGAGATAGTAAAACGCCAAAGTATTTTAAGGGAACAAATTGATAATCTCGTTGTAGAACTTGAAGGTAATTGAAATTAATATGAGAATATTTGCTCAAATATTCTCTATTTTTTAAACTTAAAATTAAAACTTATCAAGATTTTTGAATTAAAAATCTAAGCGTTGGTCCATCTTGATTGATTTCTAGAACTTTAAAACCACGATTTTTAGCATCATGAGGTATAGAATTGATACTTTGTGGACAATCACATAAGATTTCTAAAATTTCACCCGATTTTAATTCTTTTAAAGCTTCAATAGTTGCTATAGCAGGGTATGGACAGGCTTCACCTTCTAAATTTAGACTATAAGTAATCTTCATTTTATATCCTTTTAAACTAGTTTTTTAAAAAAATATTTTTTGTAAATTAAAACAAAAATAAATAGCAAAACAAGGAGAGTTAAGTTTATATATAATCCACCTAAATTTCCAAAATAATTTAATAAGTTAATCTTTATACCATCTTTAAAAAAAGGAGGTAAAAAATCATAAGTTAAAGCTAAAATCATCGTTCCTATGATATTTGCAAATCCTACTATCATAAAATGTACTTGCCCTTCGCAAGCTCGATATGTCCAACCACACTCGCAACCGCCGGCAAATACTATACCAAAACCAAATAAGAATGCTCCTATAGCTACAGCAGGGCTTAATTCTATAAGTTTGCTAGTATGTCCTTGTAAAATGAAAGCAAAAGCAATGATTGAAGCTATCATCATAGCAAATAAAGTTGCTTTTATAGTGTTATCTCTACCAAATAAAAATAAATCTCTAAAACAAGAAGTAAAACAAATTTGACCACGAGCAATAATAAAGCCAAAAACAAATCCAAAAATAAGTGCCAATGCCAGAAGGCTTTGTTTGTTTTGTGTATCAATATTTCCATTTGTAAACCCAAGATAAAAAACCCAAGATAAAAAAAATATAAAAAATACCACACCTAGAAAAAAATGCCACCTTGCGCGTTTTTTATTGTGAATTAAAGGTTTATTTTCTTTATTTACACATTGAAGTTTTGCTTTTGGTTTAAAAAACGAAATATTGCAAATTTTTACGCCAAAATAAATTCCTAAAATCATGAAAAAAGTAAAAAACCAAGTGTGTAAAGAAAAATAAGGCAAGCCTGTGAAAAAATTTGCTAAATTGCATCCAAAAGCAAGTCTTGCACCATAACCTGAAAGAATTCCTCCTATTAAGGCTTGAAATATACGTATTTTACTTGCACTTAGACGAAATTTTACCTTATTTGCTAAAAGTGCAGCCACCAAACAACCTATAAACATACCTATAAGCATGATACCATCAGTTCTACTTAAAGGAGTGCCATCTAAATTTTGCTTTTGATAATAAGAATACGAGCTTAGATCTATACCAAAAATTTCTAAAAATTCGCCACCCCAACGTGTCATTTCACCAGTAACAGCCCAAACACCACCAAAAATTCCAAAATACACTGCACTTAAAATTCCAAGAGCAATGAAACTATGAGAATTGTCCCAAAAATTGATTAAATATTTTTGTTTGAAAGATTGCATATAAAATCCTATATTTGTTTTTGTCAAACCTTGACACTAGGAATAAATAAGTCCATTATATCTAAAAATTTTAAAAACTAATATTGATAAGGTATGCATTTAATTTTTGTTTTAATTAAAAAATGTTAAGGTATAATAATTCTTTTGGAAGGTTAGCTTATCTGGTGATGGCCACTGACTTCAAATCAGATGAAAGGGTAGTTGACTACTTTTTGGGGAGTTCGATTCTCTCACCTTCTCGCCAAATTTAAGTCAAAATGGAGTTATTATGAGTAAAGCAGATATTGTCGTTGGTATCCAATGGGGTGATGAAGGCAAGGGTAAGATAGTTGATAAACTATGTGAAAATTATGATTATGTTTGCAGGAGTGCGGGTGGACATAATGCGGGTCACACCATATGGGTTGATGGTATAAGGTATGCTTTACATTTAGTACCTTCAGGTGTTTTAAATAAGCAATGCATTAATGTTATAGGTAATGGTGTTGTAGTTAATCCTGATGTGTTAATTAGTGAAATGGCTCAATTTGAGAATTTAGAAGGAAGATTATTTATAAGTGATAGAGCACATTTAAATTTGAATTATCATGCTCTAATTGATCAAGCAAGAGAGAGACTTAAAGGCGATAAGGCTATAGGGACAACAGGTAGGGGTATAGGACCAAGTTATGAAGATAAAATAAGTCGTAACGGACACAGGGTAGGAGAACTTTTAGAGCCTGAAAAACTTTGTGAAAATTTAATGAAAGATTTCGAGCTTAAAAAAACTTATTTTGATGCTTTAGGTATTGTAATGCCTAGTTATGATGAAATTTTAAAAGATTTAAAACGCTTCAAGGAAGTATTGGCACCATATATCACAGATACTACGAGAATGCTATGGAAAGCTTTAGATGAGGATAAAAGAGTATTATTAGAAGGTGCACAAGGTTCTATGCTTGATATTGATCATGGAACCTATCCTTATGTTACTAGTTCAACAACTATTTCAGCTGGTGCTTTAAGTGGCTTAGGGTTAAATCCAAAAGAAATTGGAAAAGTTATAGGTATAGTAAAAGCTTACACAACAAGAGTAGGAAATGGAGCTTTTCCAAGTGAGGACTTAGGTGAAGATGGTGAAAAAATAGGGCTTATTGGAAAAGAAATTGGTGTGAGTACTGGTAGAAAAAGAAGATGTGGATGGTTTGATGCTGTAGCTGTAAAATACACTGCGAGATTAAATGGCTTAGATGCTTTATCATTAATGAAACTTGATGTTTTAGATGGTTTTGAGAGTGTTAAAATTTGTAAAGCTTATGAGTATAAAGGGCAAGAAATAGACTATGTGCCTTGTGATTTAGAAAATGTTAAGCCTATTTATGAAGTGATGGAGGGTTGGGATAAAGTTGCAGGAATTAGGGATTATGATTTATTGCCTGAAAATGCTAAAAAATACATTAAACGTTTAGAAGAATTAAGTGGGGTTAAAGTGGGTTATATCTCTACAAGCCCTGAAAGAGAAGATACTATCATTTTATGAAAAGCAAATATTCTTCTGTAATTAAGCTTAGAAAACAACAACTTGACAAAGCAGAAGCAAATTTAACTAGAACAAGACAAAAGCTTTTACAGTGTGAAGAAGAGCTTAAAGAAGCTTCTAAAACATGTGAAAGCTTAACTTTGGTTGATAAGGGTTCGATAGCTCTTTTACGTTCATCTTTAAAATTGCAAGAAATTGCAAGAGAAGGCAAGCAAAGAGTTAAACAAAAATTAGATTTAACAAAAAAAGAACTCGCACATCATCAGCATTTGTACAAAAAAGCACATTTAGAATTTGAAAAAATTAAAGTTTTAGAAAATGAAGAATTAAAAAAAATTCAAAAAGCTTTGCAAAAAGAAGAAGAAAAATTTATAGATGAACTTGCTATAACAAGACATTTTAACAAGGATAAATAGTGAAAAAAATAATATATTTATTAGCTTTTTTAAATTTTTTAAATGCACAACAAAATTGTGAGCAGTATTTTGAAGCAAGAAAAGAACAAATGCAAGAACAAATTAGAGAATACGATGAAGCTAGGCAAAGCTTAGAAGCTTATAGAGCTTCTTTTGAGGCTTTGCAAAAAGAAAAAATGCAAGCTTTAGAAAAAAAAGAGGCAGATATTAATGCGAGTTTAGAACAAATTAAAACTTTAAAAGAACAAAATGAACATATATTGGAAGCAACTAGAGAAAATCTACAAACAATTAATGATAAAACAATGGGGCGTATCACTGAAATTTATGCTAAAATGAAAGATGTAGCTGTTGCTGGTATATTAAGTGAGATGGAACCAGATGAAGCTTCAAAAATTTTACTTTCACTTGATCCTAGAAAAATTTCATCTATTATGGCCAAAATGGATCCTAAAAAAGCTTCGGATTTAACACTGCTTTTGAAAAATTTAGATCAAAATGCAAGTTCGCAGTAAGTTTTAAGCAGTTTTTACCTTTTTTTTAGTATTATTTCAATAAAAATAAAAAGGTGGATAAATGCGTATCAAACCAGCTCATATACCTTATATAGCAAATAAAATAATACTTGATTTAATGCATTCTTCTTTTGTAAAAATTAAAGATGATAGTCAAAAACTTTTAAAAATAGCAAAAGAAATTATAGAAATAGATGTTTTAAATGAGCGTAAACTTGATGAAAAAGCAAAAGAACTTTTAGAAAGTCAAGAAGATGAAATTGAGTTTATGCAAATAGATAGAAAAAATATGTTTTGGATGATCAAGAAAAAATTGGCTAGTGAGTTTAAATTTATGCTTGATAGTGAAGATAGATATAATAATCTTTCTCATAAAATTTTAGAAAATTTAGTAGAAGAGGACTTGATAAATTATAATGTATCAGAAAATCGAGTGAAAAATCTCATCTTTTCAAGTATTATATCTTATTTAAAAGAGTATGAAAATTTAGAAGATTTAGTTTATGAAAAAATTTCAAATTATAAAAGAAAACTTATTCCAGGTTCTGAAGAATATGAATTGATATTTGAGAAGCTTTATCAAGAAGAGCTTAGAAAAAAAGGACTTTTATGAAAGCGTATATTTATATAGAAAATGATATTTTTTTAAGTACAAAAGCTTTTGGAGAAGGTGGAACTTTTTTTGGAGAGCTTGTTTTTAATACTTCTTTGACGGGATATCAAGAAATCATATCAGATCCATCTTATGCAGGTCAATTTGTAATTTTTTCAATGCCAGAAATTGGTATAGTTGGTGTAAATGATGAAGATAATGAAAGTAAAGAAGTTTTTGCTAGTGGTATAATTATAAGAGAATTGAATGAAGATTATTCTAATTTTAGAGCTAATAATTCTTTAAGTACTTATCTGAAAAAGCATGGCAAAATAGGACTTTGTGAAATTGATACAAGGTTTTTGGTTAAAATGATTAGAGATTGTGGTAATTTAAGGGCTGTGATTTCTACAGAAATTAAAGATAAAGAAGAGCTTAAAAAAATGCTTCTTTCAAGTGCTAAAATTGATGAGGTGAATTATGTAGCACAAGTTAGCACAAAAAACTCTTATAAACATAGTAAAGGTGCTTGGGAACATAGTAAAAAAGCTTATGAAAATGTAAAGTCAATTGGTAAAAAAGTTGCTGTGATTGATTATGGTGTAAAAGAAAATATTTTAAATGAATTGGTAAGCGTGGGGCTTGAAGTAGAAGTTTTTCCTTACAACACCAAAGCAAAAGAATTGATTGATTTATACCAAAAAGGTAAAATTCATGGAGTATTTTTATCAAATGG
It includes:
- a CDS encoding flagellar FliJ family protein; the protein is MKSKYSSVIKLRKQQLDKAEANLTRTRQKLLQCEEELKEASKTCESLTLVDKGSIALLRSSLKLQEIAREGKQRVKQKLDLTKKELAHHQHLYKKAHLEFEKIKVLENEELKKIQKALQKEEEKFIDELAITRHFNKDK
- a CDS encoding MotE family protein — protein: MVKKIIYLLAFLNFLNAQQNCEQYFEARKEQMQEQIREYDEARQSLEAYRASFEALQKEKMQALEKKEADINASLEQIKTLKEQNEHILEATRENLQTINDKTMGRITEIYAKMKDVAVAGILSEMEPDEASKILLSLDPRKISSIMAKMDPKKASDLTLLLKNLDQNASSQ
- a CDS encoding DUF507 family protein; translated protein: MRIKPAHIPYIANKIILDLMHSSFVKIKDDSQKLLKIAKEIIEIDVLNERKLDEKAKELLESQEDEIEFMQIDRKNMFWMIKKKLASEFKFMLDSEDRYNNLSHKILENLVEEDLINYNVSENRVKNLIFSSIISYLKEYENLEDLVYEKISNYKRKLIPGSEEYELIFEKLYQEELRKKGLL
- the carA gene encoding glutamine-hydrolyzing carbamoyl-phosphate synthase small subunit, whose product is MKAYIYIENDIFLSTKAFGEGGTFFGELVFNTSLTGYQEIISDPSYAGQFVIFSMPEIGIVGVNDEDNESKEVFASGIIIRELNEDYSNFRANNSLSTYLKKHGKIGLCEIDTRFLVKMIRDCGNLRAVISTEIKDKEELKKMLLSSAKIDEVNYVAQVSTKNSYKHSKGAWEHSKKAYENVKSIGKKVAVIDYGVKENILNELVSVGLEVEVFPYNTKAKELIDLYQKGKIHGVFLSNGPGEPKILKDEIVEIKKLAEAKIPMLGICLGHQLLSNAFGYETYKMKFGQHGANHPVINLANNTVEITAQNHNYNIPEEIAEVAIITHRNLFGDNVEGVRYKNYPIISVQHHPESSSGPHESKYIFKEFLELL